One Pirellulaceae bacterium DNA segment encodes these proteins:
- a CDS encoding lipid A biosynthesis acyltransferase, with product MERAAEVTQQQHRGKSTWRSPGNYPWYSERRIAFGNMDAAKKKKKKRKRENRVQDWLVYLVLRIVICVVQALPIDCCAQIAQFLSWICYDCLKIRRSTVDENLRYAFPHYSAEMRDQIARGMWQHIILMVCELAHMPRKIHDTNWRSHVSMSRADMRRFVKYLLDQRPAVVVSGHFGNFEVGGIIAGLLGFPTFTVARPLDNPYLQNFITRFREGTGQFMLDKRGTAIQIDRVLHAGETLVLLGDQAAGPKGCWVNFFGRPASCHKAVALFSLVNRAPMLLAYSKRNRQPLQFEVGVSALFDPLTDEIAGVKQLTQWYSDQLETIIRTDPSQYWWLHRRWKQKIARRGKRRQDPPGPVPPHRETTPKQRPKIDAS from the coding sequence GTGGAAAGGGCCGCTGAGGTCACGCAACAGCAACACCGTGGCAAATCCACCTGGCGATCGCCCGGAAATTATCCCTGGTACAGTGAGAGGCGAATCGCGTTTGGCAACATGGACGCTGCAAAAAAAAAGAAGAAAAAACGAAAACGTGAGAATCGCGTTCAGGATTGGCTAGTTTATCTAGTGCTTCGAATCGTGATTTGTGTTGTTCAAGCGCTTCCGATTGACTGCTGCGCCCAAATCGCTCAATTCCTCTCCTGGATCTGTTATGACTGCCTCAAGATCAGACGCAGCACGGTAGATGAGAACCTGCGTTATGCTTTCCCGCATTATTCCGCAGAAATGAGGGACCAGATCGCCCGCGGGATGTGGCAGCACATTATCCTGATGGTTTGCGAACTGGCCCACATGCCCCGCAAGATCCACGACACGAATTGGCGTAGTCACGTCTCCATGTCGCGGGCTGACATGCGAAGATTCGTAAAATACCTGCTCGACCAACGACCTGCCGTCGTGGTTTCTGGCCATTTCGGAAATTTCGAAGTCGGTGGAATCATCGCTGGCCTACTGGGTTTTCCAACATTCACGGTCGCAAGACCATTGGACAATCCTTACTTACAGAACTTCATTACGCGTTTCCGTGAGGGAACGGGGCAATTCATGCTGGATAAGCGGGGGACTGCGATCCAGATCGATCGAGTTCTCCATGCCGGAGAAACGCTGGTGCTGTTAGGCGATCAAGCTGCAGGTCCCAAAGGCTGCTGGGTTAATTTCTTTGGTCGCCCTGCCTCATGCCACAAGGCGGTGGCGCTCTTTTCACTGGTCAATCGGGCTCCCATGTTGTTGGCCTACAGCAAACGGAACCGCCAACCTTTGCAATTCGAGGTCGGAGTCTCTGCTTTGTTTGACCCTCTCACCGATGAGATTGCGGGGGTGAAGCAATTAACGCAATGGTACAGTGACCAGCTTGAAACGATAATTCGCACAGATCCGTCGCAGTACTGGTGGTTACACCGACGCTGGAAACAAAAAATAGCTCGCAGGGGAAAGCGCCGCCAAGATCCCCCAGGACCGGTTCCACCTCACCGCGAAACCACCCCAAAACAGCGGCCGAAGATTGATGCTTCCTGA